One window of Syntrophorhabdaceae bacterium genomic DNA carries:
- a CDS encoding NADH-quinone oxidoreductase subunit C, which produces MDKNEGILTQLGAGKFWDKRSDGWWSEASSMDVEKMARLMTAAGARLVTITAAETSKGEFRIIYHWDLEGRMLNLVTMTVKGTICSIAAIHPASDWMEREIHDCFAVQFNGRDSAPLLLSPEDPPGIFLHQSRDDQEGKERAR; this is translated from the coding sequence ATGGATAAGAACGAAGGAATTTTAACACAATTAGGCGCCGGAAAATTCTGGGACAAGAGATCTGACGGTTGGTGGTCGGAAGCCTCCAGTATGGATGTGGAGAAGATGGCGCGTCTGATGACCGCGGCTGGAGCACGTCTGGTAACCATTACCGCAGCCGAGACTTCAAAAGGCGAGTTCCGGATCATCTACCACTGGGATCTGGAAGGCCGGATGTTGAATCTGGTCACCATGACCGTTAAGGGCACCATTTGCAGCATTGCCGCGATTCATCCTGCTTCCGACTGGATGGAAAGGGAAATCCATGACTGCTTTGCCGTTCAGTTTAACGGCCGGGATTCAGCGCCGCTCCTCTTGAGTCCTGAAGATCCGCCCGGAATCTTTCTTCATCAGTCTCGCGACGATCAAGAAGGAAAGGAAAGAGCACGATGA